A single region of the Lysinibacillus sp. B2A1 genome encodes:
- a CDS encoding Zn-dependent hydrolase, with protein sequence MYKCNSRRLQELIEQFSQFGATENGGVTRLSLSNEDVLARNYFCDCCEDLGMDIKIDDMGNIYGVLPGTKDIPPIVMGSHLDSVEKGGKFDGVLGVLTAIEAIRTIKENDIELDIPLMIVNFTNEEGARFDPAMMSSGVITSKFDKEKMLQSTDKNGIRFQEALRASGYEGKQENRLNKALAYLELHIEQGPVLEAMKHEIGVVEGVLGMICYEIMVTGQSNHAGTTPMSMRKDPMIVASTIITELHDQLGKIDEQLVYTFGRMNVSPNIHTVIPNTVTFTIDSRHQKAEVMQQVEDILKALPTTAEGCSIQPVKLWGRDPVFFDVAICNEVESACQRLGYSAHRMFSGAGHDAQYMASLIPSAMIFVPSIQGRSHCEEEKTSFEDCAKGADILLETVLTLQTKFSIGETYTLR encoded by the coding sequence ATGTATAAGTGTAATAGTAGACGATTGCAAGAGTTAATTGAACAATTTAGTCAATTTGGAGCAACTGAAAATGGTGGCGTAACCCGCTTGTCTCTTTCGAATGAAGATGTTTTAGCACGAAACTATTTTTGCGATTGTTGTGAGGATTTAGGAATGGATATAAAGATTGATGATATGGGAAATATTTATGGCGTTCTACCAGGAACAAAGGATATTCCTCCAATTGTTATGGGTTCACATTTAGATTCAGTAGAAAAGGGGGGGAAGTTTGATGGTGTGTTAGGGGTATTAACAGCGATTGAGGCCATTCGAACAATTAAGGAAAACGATATTGAGCTAGACATTCCCCTTATGATTGTTAATTTTACGAATGAAGAGGGCGCTCGTTTTGATCCGGCCATGATGAGCTCTGGTGTGATTACTTCGAAATTTGATAAAGAAAAGATGCTACAATCCACTGATAAAAATGGCATTCGCTTTCAAGAAGCATTACGAGCAAGTGGCTATGAGGGAAAGCAGGAAAATCGTCTGAATAAAGCGCTTGCCTATTTAGAATTGCATATAGAGCAAGGACCTGTATTGGAGGCAATGAAGCATGAAATTGGTGTTGTCGAGGGGGTACTTGGCATGATTTGTTATGAAATTATGGTTACAGGGCAATCCAATCATGCTGGTACTACGCCGATGTCCATGCGGAAGGACCCCATGATTGTTGCATCCACAATTATTACGGAGTTACATGACCAGTTAGGAAAAATTGATGAACAACTAGTTTATACCTTTGGCCGTATGAATGTTTCACCAAATATTCATACAGTAATCCCGAATACAGTAACATTTACAATCGATTCACGCCATCAAAAGGCAGAGGTAATGCAACAGGTAGAGGATATTCTTAAAGCACTCCCCACAACGGCAGAGGGTTGTAGCATTCAGCCAGTAAAGCTTTGGGGCAGGGATCCGGTATTTTTTGACGTAGCTATTTGCAATGAAGTAGAAAGTGCTTGTCAGAGGCTTGGCTATTCTGCTCATCGCATGTTTAGTGGAGCAGGACATGATGCCCAGTATATGGCTAGTTTGATTCCCTCCGCAATGATTTTTGTTCCAAGTATTCAAGGGAGAAGTCATTGTGAGGAGGAGAAAACAAGCTTTGAGGATTGTGCTAAGGGTGCTGATATTTTACTAGAAACAGTTCTAACACTACAAACAAAGTTTAGTATAGGTGAAACCTATACATTGCGTTAA
- the pgeF gene encoding peptidoglycan editing factor PgeF, translated as MKTKIYVDNAPFIAGITLKDQLELEQNNMALHTCVNIADVLANRKNLVASLHCDLNHFVCTQQTHSANFYCVTASDKGRGAEQLDTAIANTDALYTREPNLLLCSFTADCVPVIFYNEVNGLIGVVHSGWQGTVKEVTLKLFQHLIKQEHCQPQDFYVQIGMALSQQKFEVDTDVYEKFHNLGYAEDFMYYNAQTNKYHIDNQQTVKKQCELVGIPSKQIHIDATCTYLSPNGFSYRQDKQAGRHLSFIMRKEQ; from the coding sequence ATGAAAACTAAAATTTATGTGGATAATGCCCCTTTTATTGCTGGCATTACCTTAAAAGATCAGCTTGAGCTAGAACAAAATAATATGGCATTGCATACTTGTGTGAATATTGCAGATGTGCTTGCAAATCGCAAAAATTTAGTAGCTTCGCTGCATTGCGACCTCAATCATTTTGTCTGTACACAGCAAACACATAGTGCTAATTTTTATTGTGTTACAGCCTCCGATAAAGGTCGTGGAGCTGAACAATTGGATACTGCCATTGCCAATACTGATGCACTTTACACACGTGAGCCGAATTTACTTTTATGTAGCTTTACTGCCGATTGTGTACCAGTTATTTTTTATAATGAAGTCAATGGGCTCATCGGTGTCGTGCATTCAGGCTGGCAAGGGACTGTTAAGGAAGTGACGTTGAAGCTTTTCCAGCATTTAATCAAGCAGGAGCATTGTCAGCCACAAGATTTTTATGTACAAATCGGTATGGCGCTGAGTCAACAAAAATTTGAGGTAGATACGGATGTCTATGAGAAATTCCACAATCTAGGCTACGCTGAAGATTTTATGTATTATAATGCTCAAACCAATAAATATCATATTGATAATCAACAAACCGTCAAAAAACAATGTGAGCTTGTTGGTATTCCTTCTAAACAGATTCACATTGATGCAACCTGCACATATCTCAGCCCAAATGGTTTTTCCTACCGCCAAGACAAACAAGCTGGCAGACATTTAAGCTTTATTATGCGAAAAGAACAATAG
- a CDS encoding DUF378 domain-containing protein gives MSVVYRIALVLVIIGAINWGLIGFFRFDLVAYLFGGQTAVLSRWIYALVGIAGIITIPILVKRFEEDEDFDPHTRIDRNPSYGMEAGEEADFTEVETTEVKKVEKREPVNKSKNKK, from the coding sequence GTGAGTGTAGTTTATAGAATTGCCTTAGTGTTAGTCATTATTGGTGCCATCAACTGGGGGCTCATAGGATTCTTTAGGTTCGATTTAGTGGCTTATTTGTTCGGTGGGCAAACGGCGGTATTGTCAAGATGGATTTATGCATTAGTCGGGATAGCCGGAATCATAACCATACCGATTCTTGTGAAGCGTTTTGAAGAGGATGAAGACTTTGATCCACATACTCGTATAGACAGAAATCCAAGTTACGGTATGGAGGCTGGAGAAGAGGCGGATTTCACAGAAGTAGAAACAACTGAAGTGAAGAAAGTAGAAAAAAGAGAGCCTGTAAATAAGTCTAAAAACAAAAAGTAG
- a CDS encoding NAD-dependent dihydropyrimidine dehydrogenase subunit PreA: MADLRINLAGIQSPNPFWLASAPPTNSGYQVQRAFEAGWGGAVWKTLGEPILNVSSRFAAISYNGQRVAGFNNIELITDRPLEVNLQEIYETKKKFPNHAIIASLMVEPKQEKWHEIVKRVEDVGVDGLELNFGCPHGMAERGMGSASGQVPELVEKQTYWVKEAAHTPVIVKLTPNITDITVTAEAATRGGADAVSMINTINSLAGVDLDTWNTVPHVAGKGAHGGYCGPAVKPIALNMVAECARNPLVNVPISGIGGISNWQDAAEFILMGATGVQVCTAAMHHGFSIVEDMMDGLNNYLDDKGIASVMNLVGRSVPRYSNWGDLDLNYKIVAEINNDVCINCNKCHIACEDTSHQCIDLYTEDGRPMLKVREEDCVGCNLCSIVCPVDGAISMVERTSTIPPMTWNERQSLLSSLSK, from the coding sequence ATGGCAGACTTACGCATTAACTTAGCGGGTATCCAATCACCGAATCCATTTTGGCTGGCATCAGCACCACCAACGAATTCAGGCTATCAAGTACAGCGCGCATTTGAAGCAGGCTGGGGTGGTGCAGTGTGGAAAACATTAGGGGAGCCAATTTTAAATGTATCCTCTCGTTTTGCGGCTATTAGTTATAATGGGCAGCGAGTAGCAGGCTTCAACAATATTGAATTGATTACGGATCGACCGTTAGAAGTGAATTTACAAGAAATTTATGAGACAAAAAAGAAGTTTCCTAATCACGCGATTATTGCCTCTTTAATGGTGGAGCCAAAGCAGGAAAAGTGGCATGAAATTGTGAAACGCGTAGAAGATGTGGGGGTTGATGGTCTTGAGCTTAACTTTGGTTGTCCACATGGGATGGCAGAACGAGGCATGGGTTCTGCCTCTGGTCAAGTCCCTGAATTGGTGGAAAAGCAAACATACTGGGTAAAGGAAGCGGCGCATACACCTGTGATTGTTAAGCTAACGCCAAACATTACGGATATTACAGTAACGGCAGAAGCAGCCACAAGAGGTGGAGCAGATGCTGTTAGTATGATTAATACGATTAACAGCTTAGCGGGTGTGGATTTAGATACATGGAATACAGTTCCACATGTTGCTGGCAAAGGGGCACATGGAGGGTATTGTGGTCCAGCTGTGAAACCGATAGCACTCAATATGGTTGCAGAGTGTGCCCGCAATCCTTTAGTCAATGTCCCAATTTCAGGTATTGGTGGTATCTCTAATTGGCAAGATGCCGCGGAATTTATTTTAATGGGTGCCACAGGCGTACAGGTATGTACAGCAGCGATGCATCATGGCTTTAGTATTGTTGAGGATATGATGGATGGGCTGAATAATTATTTAGATGATAAGGGTATAGCTTCAGTGATGAATCTGGTTGGTCGCTCCGTTCCAAGATATTCTAACTGGGGTGATTTAGACTTAAATTATAAAATTGTCGCAGAAATTAATAATGATGTCTGTATTAATTGCAATAAGTGTCATATTGCTTGTGAGGATACATCCCATCAATGTATTGATCTTTATACGGAGGATGGTCGCCCAATGTTAAAGGTTCGTGAGGAAGACTGTGTAGGCTGTAATTTATGCTCTATTGTTTGTCCTGTCGATGGTGCCATTTCGATGGTTGAACGTACATCCACAATTCCGCCAATGACATGGAATGAACGCCAATCACTTCTTAGCAGTCTATCAAAATAA
- a CDS encoding PucR family transcriptional regulator, with the protein MGTIRKIVEGVQFPMLTLVAGHSGTYRRVTGINVVESSDLIMFCRPNELVVTTGIHLSSQGESLEQLVKLAFSKKVAGFIINLGPYIPDIPESVIIFANEHDFPIFQMSWSYRIADLFKTTFQFIANHQQELSTEEKVLYNLLFHYKDNDNLLKDQLLQLGFPQGRELAIISCTTVGGQASIDRYEVMLQFAFQNRYHRFLKLKHKNHLIFLIDKAQIHTPNTPFSKIVEEIYEKITLKNGYLDLIIGKGNYYKELENFYKSYEESLTVIQLAKLHNNRFLYKYKEIGAYQIIMAVQNQTLIKSFSQDILGQLYHYDDLHGTDYVQFLRILLEENGSTSKISERQFIHRNTVLYKIKKIETLLDMDLNNPFTKTNLYIAFLIEDVLTHH; encoded by the coding sequence ATGGGGACGATTCGCAAAATTGTAGAGGGAGTTCAATTCCCAATGCTCACATTAGTAGCTGGCCATAGCGGAACGTATCGAAGAGTGACTGGGATTAACGTAGTAGAGAGTAGCGATTTAATTATGTTTTGCAGACCCAATGAATTAGTCGTCACTACTGGTATTCATTTATCTTCACAGGGAGAATCATTAGAACAGCTTGTTAAACTAGCATTCTCTAAAAAAGTAGCAGGTTTTATCATTAATCTTGGACCATACATTCCAGATATACCAGAATCAGTCATCATTTTTGCCAATGAACATGATTTCCCTATTTTTCAAATGTCATGGAGTTATCGGATCGCCGATTTATTCAAAACAACCTTTCAATTTATCGCCAATCATCAGCAAGAGCTTTCAACTGAAGAAAAAGTCCTTTACAACTTACTTTTTCACTACAAGGACAACGACAACTTGCTAAAGGATCAATTATTACAGTTAGGATTTCCACAGGGAAGAGAGCTAGCCATCATCTCTTGTACAACCGTTGGAGGACAAGCTAGTATTGATCGCTATGAGGTCATGCTCCAATTTGCATTTCAAAATAGATATCACCGCTTCCTAAAACTAAAGCATAAAAATCACCTCATCTTTCTAATTGACAAAGCACAAATTCATACACCGAATACACCCTTCTCAAAAATAGTTGAAGAAATCTACGAAAAAATCACACTAAAAAATGGTTACTTAGATCTTATTATTGGTAAAGGAAACTACTATAAAGAGCTTGAAAATTTTTACAAAAGCTATGAAGAATCCTTAACTGTGATTCAATTAGCCAAGCTTCATAACAACCGTTTCTTGTACAAATATAAAGAAATAGGTGCCTATCAAATAATCATGGCTGTACAAAATCAAACGTTAATTAAATCTTTTAGCCAAGACATCTTGGGGCAACTCTATCACTACGATGATTTGCATGGTACAGATTATGTGCAATTTTTACGCATTCTTCTTGAGGAAAACGGTAGTACTAGTAAGATTAGCGAACGTCAATTTATCCATCGAAATACTGTTCTGTACAAAATAAAAAAAATAGAAACTCTATTAGATATGGATTTGAACAATCCATTTACAAAAACAAATCTCTATATCGCATTTTTAATTGAAGATGTACTTACACATCATTAG
- the hydA gene encoding dihydropyrimidinase, with product MKKIIKGGRVATAADVFEADILIDNGKIVQIGQHLNDEGAEIIDATGNFVLPGGIDPHTHLDMPFNNTVTDDDWKSGTIAAAFGGTTTILDFCLTAGEEKLSVAVKKWHDKAKGKSAIDYGFHLMIGDLTPETETELPKILEQEGITSVKVFMAYAKEFQATDRTLFKAFKIAKGLGAVVMVHCENGSVIDELVEEARRAGHKEPIYHALTRPAELEGEATKRAIELAHIAGAKLYVVHVTCKEAVDEIIAAREKGYDVYGETCPPYLTLDQSALAQPGFEGAKYVWSPPLRPKYHQEHLWNALKAKQLQTIGSDQCSFSFKGKKQLGLNDFSKIPNGGPFIEDRFSILYSEGVAKGRISIHEFVDMISTSAAKIFGLFPQKGTIAIGSDADIVIFDPEAKRQISAKTHHMNVDYNPYEGWEVTGEPVSVLVRGEYVIKNKEFVGVLGSGQYIKRPLKKVAAEALNI from the coding sequence TTGAAAAAAATCATTAAAGGCGGACGTGTAGCTACTGCTGCGGATGTATTTGAGGCTGATATCTTAATTGATAACGGAAAAATTGTGCAAATCGGGCAACATTTAAACGATGAAGGCGCTGAAATAATTGATGCCACTGGTAATTTCGTGTTACCCGGTGGAATTGATCCCCATACGCATTTAGATATGCCATTTAATAATACGGTGACAGATGATGATTGGAAATCAGGAACGATTGCTGCGGCCTTTGGTGGGACAACCACTATTTTAGATTTTTGTTTAACAGCAGGTGAAGAAAAATTATCAGTAGCAGTGAAAAAATGGCATGACAAGGCCAAAGGAAAATCAGCGATTGACTATGGCTTCCATTTGATGATTGGCGATTTAACACCTGAAACCGAAACTGAACTGCCTAAAATTTTAGAGCAAGAGGGTATTACCTCTGTCAAAGTCTTTATGGCTTATGCAAAGGAATTTCAAGCGACAGATCGTACACTGTTTAAAGCCTTTAAAATTGCCAAAGGTCTTGGAGCAGTAGTGATGGTGCACTGTGAGAATGGCTCTGTTATTGATGAGCTAGTAGAGGAAGCAAGACGTGCAGGTCATAAGGAGCCGATTTATCATGCGCTGACTCGTCCAGCAGAACTGGAGGGAGAGGCAACGAAGCGTGCTATTGAATTAGCTCATATTGCTGGAGCAAAGCTATATGTTGTGCATGTAACATGTAAAGAAGCGGTGGATGAAATTATTGCTGCTCGTGAAAAAGGCTATGATGTCTATGGTGAAACATGTCCACCATATTTAACGCTCGATCAATCAGCCTTAGCACAGCCGGGCTTTGAGGGAGCAAAATATGTTTGGTCACCACCACTTCGACCGAAATATCATCAAGAACATTTATGGAATGCCTTAAAGGCGAAACAGCTTCAGACAATTGGCTCTGACCAATGCTCCTTTAGCTTTAAGGGCAAAAAGCAGCTAGGCTTAAATGATTTCTCGAAAATTCCAAATGGTGGGCCATTCATTGAGGATCGTTTTAGTATTTTATATTCTGAAGGCGTAGCAAAAGGCAGAATTTCTATCCATGAGTTTGTCGATATGATTTCTACTAGTGCCGCAAAAATATTTGGGCTATTTCCGCAAAAAGGGACAATTGCTATCGGTTCTGATGCAGATATCGTTATTTTTGACCCAGAAGCGAAACGCCAAATATCAGCTAAAACACATCATATGAATGTGGACTATAACCCATATGAAGGCTGGGAAGTAACAGGTGAGCCTGTAAGTGTGCTAGTACGTGGGGAATATGTTATTAAAAATAAAGAATTTGTAGGTGTACTAGGTAGCGGACAATATATCAAACGTCCATTAAAAAAAGTAGCAGCGGAAGCACTAAATATTTAG
- a CDS encoding nitrate reductase, whose translation MEREGNYLKSPDLLPVTHQQRNIGTFGFAVIWIGMAIVLAAFAIGGSAIMNLSLPMVILATLVGSCLIGVFMTLIGDIGIEHGLSFPVYMRAPFGTFGTHIPSLVRGITAACWFGLNTYFGALAINGILNLLFDFDNWFICFLVFAALQLFNTSLGIKSIERFADLAAPVIILISCWMYYTLADNATSQGKNIWTWVETPTTGFAAFTAFMVVVMANMGFWSTLAADMPSLSRFFKAPKNERNWFKRNKTQLVGSLIVMPITNTFIVTIGAVCYMAVASADPINALQQSASGFILGILLLMIVLAQWSTNTSANVVPAATIFSNIGGPKVPFWVGVVIAGIIGILAQPWSLFDVMVNVLLIIGGILTAIVGILFADYYLIRKRRVHVKALYELDGQFKYFNGFNIAGLIAWVIGGAVANIFSTYSSLVGFFVGAFVYYVLAKYWWFKKYPQAEIEDPNDAKYLGITVGHNLDELFTQSQMPTPTIDPNEGDIVEPTDPLLEIKGAE comes from the coding sequence ATGGAACGTGAAGGGAATTATTTAAAATCCCCCGATTTACTTCCAGTGACACATCAACAAAGAAATATTGGAACATTTGGTTTTGCAGTGATTTGGATTGGAATGGCGATTGTATTAGCGGCTTTTGCTATAGGCGGTTCGGCAATTATGAATTTATCCTTACCTATGGTTATTTTAGCTACGTTGGTAGGTTCCTGTTTGATTGGTGTCTTTATGACGTTAATTGGTGATATAGGTATTGAGCATGGATTATCATTCCCTGTTTATATGCGTGCACCATTCGGCACATTTGGAACTCATATTCCTTCTCTTGTAAGGGGCATAACAGCCGCATGTTGGTTTGGTCTTAATACGTATTTTGGAGCATTGGCAATAAATGGCATTTTAAATTTATTATTTGATTTTGATAATTGGTTTATTTGTTTCCTTGTATTTGCGGCGCTTCAGCTCTTTAATACATCACTCGGCATTAAGTCCATTGAGCGCTTCGCTGATTTAGCAGCACCTGTCATTATTTTGATTTCTTGCTGGATGTATTACACATTGGCTGATAATGCCACGTCGCAAGGGAAAAATATTTGGACGTGGGTAGAAACACCAACAACTGGCTTTGCTGCCTTTACAGCTTTTATGGTAGTGGTCATGGCAAACATGGGCTTTTGGTCAACGCTCGCAGCTGATATGCCATCATTATCTCGTTTTTTTAAAGCACCTAAAAATGAACGTAATTGGTTCAAACGGAATAAAACACAGCTCGTGGGCTCATTAATCGTAATGCCAATTACGAACACATTCATTGTTACAATTGGAGCTGTTTGTTATATGGCTGTTGCCTCGGCTGATCCAATCAATGCTTTACAGCAAAGCGCAAGTGGATTTATATTAGGCATCTTACTATTAATGATTGTGTTAGCCCAGTGGTCAACAAACACCTCTGCCAATGTTGTGCCAGCAGCCACTATTTTCTCCAATATTGGCGGACCAAAAGTACCGTTCTGGGTAGGGGTTGTCATCGCTGGAATCATCGGTATTCTTGCACAACCATGGAGCCTATTTGATGTGATGGTAAATGTTCTATTAATTATTGGGGGTATTTTAACTGCAATAGTTGGTATTCTATTTGCTGACTATTATTTAATTCGTAAACGTCGTGTGCATGTGAAGGCACTTTATGAGTTAGATGGGCAGTTTAAATATTTCAATGGATTTAACATAGCTGGTTTGATTGCCTGGGTGATAGGTGGTGCAGTAGCAAATATCTTCTCAACCTATTCTTCATTAGTTGGATTCTTTGTAGGTGCTTTTGTTTATTATGTGTTAGCAAAGTATTGGTGGTTTAAAAAATATCCTCAAGCAGAAATAGAAGACCCAAATGATGCAAAATATTTAGGGATAACAGTCGGGCATAATTTGGATGAACTTTTCACCCAGTCACAAATGCCTACGCCAACAATTGACCCAAATGAGGGTGACATTGTTGAACCAACGGATCCACTATTAGAGATAAAAGGTGCTGAATAA
- a CDS encoding dihydropyrimidine dehydrogenase, whose translation MVPIQENAMTMQLRRNFVELKNKMTKNEAIEEANRCLYCYDAPCIKACPTSIQIPNFIKKIASGNMKGSATTILEANPIGASCARVCPTEELCEGACVLHSSTKPIKIGELQRYATDWAMETNAQLLKPEQRNEQKVAIVGAGPAGLSAARELSLFGYQVTIYEAEEKAGGLGRYGIVAFRLPNDVVDWEVEQIEQLGVDIQTNIAIGVDISADEILAQYDSVILAVGMGAVPNLGIAGEDLEGVHDAIEFVRKTKMESLTNDIVGKRVAVIGAGNTAIDGATCAVRLGADNVQILYRRTQKEMTAYKFEYEFAKQDGVEFKWLTASKKIIGNEAGRVTGIECVKMKLGEAGPDGRQRPEEVKGSNFIIEVDAVIKAIGQTRFVSLIEAFDLAHTNGVVDIDETTMQTSNDKVFACGDVVFGNGQGEAMVVTAVQQGKNAAYKIHERLRKPSEIA comes from the coding sequence ATGGTTCCGATTCAAGAAAATGCGATGACCATGCAGCTTAGACGTAATTTTGTGGAATTAAAAAACAAGATGACAAAGAATGAGGCTATTGAGGAAGCCAATCGTTGTCTCTATTGCTATGATGCACCATGTATTAAAGCATGTCCGACAAGTATTCAAATCCCTAATTTCATAAAAAAAATCGCATCTGGTAATATGAAGGGATCTGCTACGACTATATTAGAAGCAAATCCGATTGGCGCAAGCTGTGCAAGGGTTTGTCCAACGGAAGAACTATGTGAAGGGGCGTGTGTCTTACATTCTTCAACAAAGCCAATAAAAATTGGTGAGTTACAGCGTTATGCGACGGATTGGGCAATGGAAACGAACGCTCAGCTCCTTAAACCAGAGCAAAGGAATGAACAGAAAGTAGCTATTGTTGGAGCAGGTCCTGCTGGTTTATCGGCAGCACGTGAACTTAGTCTTTTTGGCTATCAAGTAACCATCTATGAGGCTGAAGAAAAGGCTGGTGGTTTAGGAAGATATGGTATTGTAGCGTTCCGATTACCAAATGATGTTGTAGATTGGGAAGTAGAGCAAATTGAACAGCTCGGCGTGGATATTCAAACAAATATAGCTATAGGTGTGGATATATCAGCAGATGAAATTTTGGCACAATATGACAGTGTTATTCTAGCTGTTGGTATGGGGGCTGTGCCGAATTTAGGCATAGCAGGTGAAGATTTAGAAGGTGTCCATGATGCAATTGAGTTTGTTCGTAAAACAAAAATGGAATCGCTTACAAATGATATTGTAGGGAAAAGAGTAGCTGTTATCGGTGCTGGAAATACAGCCATTGACGGCGCAACATGTGCGGTGCGTTTAGGTGCTGACAATGTTCAAATTCTTTATCGAAGAACGCAAAAAGAAATGACGGCGTATAAATTTGAATATGAATTTGCGAAACAGGATGGTGTGGAATTTAAATGGCTGACTGCGTCGAAGAAAATTATTGGCAATGAGGCAGGCAGGGTAACTGGCATTGAATGTGTGAAAATGAAGCTTGGTGAGGCAGGTCCTGATGGTCGACAAAGACCAGAAGAAGTGAAGGGTTCTAACTTTATTATTGAAGTGGATGCTGTCATTAAAGCTATTGGGCAAACTCGTTTTGTTTCATTAATTGAAGCCTTTGATTTGGCACATACAAACGGAGTTGTCGATATTGATGAGACGACAATGCAAACGTCTAATGACAAAGTATTTGCATGTGGAGATGTTGTTTTTGGCAATGGACAGGGTGAAGCGATGGTGGTGACCGCTGTGCAACAAGGAAAAAATGCAGCATACAAGATTCATGAACGATTAAGAAAACCAAGTGAGATTGCATAA
- a CDS encoding amino acid permease (involved in the transport across the cytoplasmic membrane of D-alanine, D-serine and glycine), translating into MVNKELKRGLEARHIQMIALGGTIGVGLFMGSASAIQWTGPSVLLAYAIAGIFIFFIMRAMGEMLYMEPSTGSFATFGYKYIHPLAGYLTAWSNWFQWIIVGMSEIIAVGTYMQYWYPDLPAWIPGFIAMVILGVANFISVKSFGEFEFWFAMIKIVTIILMIIAGIGLIFFGIGNDGIAIGLSNLWNQGGFFTGGWTGFFFALSLVVAAYQGVELIGITAGEAKNPQKTITNAIQSIIWRILIFYIGAIFVIVTVYPWNELGTIGSPFVATFAKVGITAAAGIINFVVITAAMSGCNSGIYSAGRMLYTLAMNGQAPKFFAKLSHNGVPLFGTAGVLVGLVIGVILSYLAPENLFVYVYSASVLPGMVPWFTILISQIGFRKIHGTELSKHPFKMPYAPITNYLTIAFLVIVLIGMWFNDDTRVSLIVGIIFLALVTISYYVFGIGKNRHERQ; encoded by the coding sequence GTGGTAAACAAAGAATTAAAAAGAGGGTTAGAGGCACGTCATATCCAAATGATTGCGCTAGGTGGTACAATTGGCGTTGGTCTATTTATGGGTTCAGCCAGTGCTATTCAGTGGACAGGTCCCTCCGTGCTTCTTGCCTATGCCATAGCTGGTATCTTTATCTTTTTTATAATGCGGGCTATGGGAGAGATGCTGTATATGGAGCCAAGCACAGGCTCTTTTGCAACATTTGGCTATAAATATATTCATCCATTGGCTGGTTATTTAACAGCATGGAGTAACTGGTTTCAATGGATTATTGTTGGTATGTCAGAAATCATTGCGGTGGGTACATATATGCAATACTGGTATCCAGATTTACCAGCATGGATTCCAGGATTCATTGCAATGGTCATTTTAGGTGTCGCTAACTTTATTTCAGTAAAATCATTTGGTGAGTTTGAATTTTGGTTTGCGATGATTAAAATTGTTACAATTATTCTAATGATTATCGCGGGAATCGGTCTTATTTTCTTTGGAATAGGTAATGATGGCATTGCTATTGGGCTATCTAATCTATGGAATCAAGGAGGCTTCTTTACAGGTGGCTGGACAGGCTTTTTCTTTGCCTTATCATTAGTAGTTGCTGCCTATCAAGGGGTCGAGCTAATTGGTATTACAGCTGGAGAAGCGAAAAATCCTCAAAAAACAATTACAAATGCGATTCAGAGTATTATTTGGCGTATTTTAATCTTTTATATCGGTGCCATTTTTGTCATCGTGACGGTTTATCCATGGAATGAATTAGGGACAATTGGTAGTCCTTTTGTTGCTACGTTTGCTAAGGTGGGTATCACAGCAGCTGCTGGTATAATTAATTTTGTCGTCATTACAGCGGCAATGTCGGGCTGTAATAGTGGGATTTATAGTGCTGGTCGAATGTTGTATACATTAGCTATGAATGGACAAGCTCCGAAGTTTTTTGCCAAGCTTTCTCATAATGGTGTACCATTATTCGGGACGGCAGGTGTTTTAGTAGGTCTAGTGATAGGCGTCATCTTAAGCTATTTAGCGCCAGAAAATTTATTTGTCTATGTTTATAGTGCAAGTGTTTTACCAGGAATGGTACCTTGGTTTACTATTTTAATTAGTCAAATAGGATTCAGAAAAATACATGGTACAGAGTTATCTAAGCACCCGTTCAAAATGCCATATGCTCCGATTACAAACTATTTGACAATCGCTTTTTTAGTAATAGTACTAATCGGAATGTGGTTTAATGATGATACTCGCGTTTCATTAATCGTGGGAATTATCTTCTTAGCTTTAGTGACGATAAGCTACTATGTATTTGGCATTGGTAAAAACCGTCATGAGCGTCAATAG